The genomic DNA AGAGCTGAGAGGTTTTACGAGGTATAGTCTTGTCGGCATAACGTTTATTGaactatgaaatattatctagAATAGTTAGAACAATATAtcgttatgaaaaataaataatttttaataatgaattattatagtttagttttattaaaaaattcttttaatataaaaacttatgAAAAGTATACATAGCCTCAAGAAATCattcaaatatgaaatctTTAACTCTTTTCACAAatcattagaatatatttagtgtataaaatttatatcaatatagcACCCATTGGAAAATTACTATAACacaggaatatattttttcataattattcattatattgactgttatcaataattaaaatttctttttttcttttttatgtgtatatgacacatattaaaaaagtagaataaaaaaCACGAAGACTTGTATCACTTCATATGTTTCGTATAATCTaacaatttgttattatcCGAAATATTACATACAAGATAAATTATCGGACAAAAtacatgttttattaatataataacgcATAATAAACAAACCTAACATTTTTATGTacactattattaatatccatGATCCATGGATGcaaagataataaatcaaGACAAACCTCTCCTACAACTTCAGGAACTTAGTTCTATtccattatcaatattttgattattcacagtaaaattttttacatcaacATTCATAGCAGTGTCAGAAAAAGGTTTACTCATGAATaggatcttttaaaatatttagatgcGAATATTATCTGATTATacttaaaaacaaaaacaaatgattaaaatcgACCTTAAACTACGCAGTGCTTTCAAGCTCCTTGTGTAGAAAAGTTTCGATATCCACTCGACATATAGGACAGCGTTTATTAGTACATAACCACTGATCGACACAgtctatatgaaataaatgcaTGCATGGAAGCCTCCTatgtaaaaacattaaaagaatattatatataaaataaaaaaatagttactaaagaaaattattatatatataaaaaataattatacctgACACTTTCACAGTCTTCGAATTCAGATAAACATATAgtacatttttcaatagaatcttcattttcaacttttttctcctattaaataataaaatattaaaacgaagTAAAAATAGCAATACACATATTGTAACGAattcatacaaaaatataatacattaccCGTTTGTACTTATAACGGAATGTATGACTTTCAATTGATTCTTGTGTTGCTCCGCAATTAATATGAGCCATATGCCGTAAATTAACAAGACgcatataattttcaagttgCGCCGACATTGGACGTGCTGGATGTAGCAAACCAAAAGATGAAAATGGCATTGTATCATGAGCATCAGATCCTTGCtgtgtgaaatatatatatatatatacatctctgtgtgtgtgtgtgtgtgtgtatgtgtacgtATGTAAcaaatacagaaaatatatattactcattatcagtattatatataaaaacataccAAATGAAGATGTTGCAAccaattaatatgaatatggtGTCTATGTTGTGGACCAGGTGGTCTTCGATGAGGACCATAATGATGATACATATGAGGTACATAAGGATGAACTGGCATTGAAGGCAGCATAACTGGTGGTGTTGGTTCCATTTCTACActattcaaagaattttcctaaacatataaaataatgtaaattaatgctataaaaattaaattcttgaaaaaacaataaaaaataaaaaaaaataaaaaaaattataaattcattataatatttattataatatataaattaccatCACAGATTGTGCTGGACATGATGGGCTAACATTTGATGGCCTCCTAGCTTCTGGATGACTATAAACAGTAGGTTGTTGTGGTGGTGGTAAAATTGGaggaggaaaataattttctgcaAATGTCATATTTTCCGAACCATTGCAACGATTATTTGCAGAATTAGGATTTCCATTATTACACGTATGTTGATTTGCTTGATGAACATGTGGATTGCATGATGTAGTActactaaatataaaagttatatataatataaaatttcaaatatttatcatgatACTAACCTATGATGTGTCGAGAATCTTGGATGAAGACTCCGCCTATGTACTTCTTGTACACGTTGTTGCATCCTCCATAATCTCTCTTGCACAGGATGCATACGTGGTCTTAACATTCCTGTAGAagcatctataaaaaaaaaaaatagaaatcagaataatataattacagaatattattaatttttttaaatttttaatataatatttttatcttataatattcttacctGGTAGTTGACTATATCTTACAGGTATAACAGGAATTggaattctataattatgaTGCATACATCGGCCATGATACACATAGTCTGGTGGACTATGCATGCAATAAGTATTGTTCCCACTAtacataaaacaattattaaaaatctataatcaaatatattatatactaaataaTTTGTCATACCTATGTACATAATCCGTTGTTCCTGGACTTACTACCGAAGTTGTTGGAGTTGGTGGAGCATGTTCTTCATCTGATTCTACAGTCAAATCAACTACAGTTACTGGGCGATTACTTTCTTCGTTATTTTGCACAGAATTCTgctgttaaaatatattaaaatattttgtattttaagctttttaatatataaatctcattgtgaaataatttaataaaactatttcaccttattattattatgatttactGAAACAAGAACTTCAACCGAACCATCTTCATCATCACTACTAGTAGCATCATCACTACTTGAGGACCAATCTAATTGTAAATCAGGCGCTGATGGTGTATCATCATTTCCTAttcaatatagataaaattaaagtatacatatttaattattcttaattattattaataaaaaattatacttgttGAATGCGTAGAATGTTGTTGAGAATTAATTGCATTTGGCAAAACTGAGTGATATAAAGTATTAACTTCATTGGCACTGTCATTTTCCATATTCTGCATGactctgtttaaaaaaattttattattaattattgatataattcaaataaaaattatataaatttaaaaattttaattt from Apis mellifera strain DH4 linkage group LG4, Amel_HAv3.1, whole genome shotgun sequence includes the following:
- the LOC726305 gene encoding uncharacterized protein LOC726305 isoform X3, with the protein product MEESTSSENVWCKTKADEQNNLYHPESITQSMEANSTSLADIFDTAFSSTVDPSPQPRFNSANDMEYDHLFAESDVEDLDVVPINPYVNPSHHSASNNNFVFGTYLHGPETTGILHERDPPVKHKSKRSEERSLDYQPSDNLDVAGPSRLSDGTSNKVMQNMENDSANEVNTLYHSVLPNAINSQQHSTHSTRNDDTPSAPDLQLDWSSSSDDATSSDDEDGSVEVLVSVNHNNNKNSVQNNEESNRPVTVVDLTVESDEEHAPPTPTTSVVSPGTTDYVHSGNNTYCMHSPPDYVYHGRCMHHNYRIPIPVIPVRYSQLPDASTGMLRPRMHPVQERLWRMQQRVQEVHRRSLHPRFSTHHSSTTSCNPHVHQANQHTCNNGNPNSANNRCNGSENMTFAENYFPPPILPPPQQPTVYSHPEARRPSNVSPSCPAQSVMENSLNSVEMEPTPPVMLPSMPVHPYVPHMYHHYGPHRRPPGPQHRHHIHINWLQHLHLQGSDAHDTMPFSSFGLLHPARPMSAQLENYMRLVNLRHMAHINCGATQESIESHTFRYKYKREKKVENEDSIEKCTICLSEFEDCESVRRLPCMHLFHIDCVDQWLCTNKRCPICRVDIETFLHKELESTA
- the LOC726305 gene encoding uncharacterized protein LOC726305 isoform X4, which codes for MEESTSSENVWCKTKADEQNNLYHPESITQSMEANSTSLADIFDTAFSSTVDPSPQPRFNSANDMEYDHLFAESDVEDLDVVPINPYVNPSHHSASNNNFVFGTYLHGPETTGILHERDPPVKHKSKRSEERSLDYQPSDNLDVAGPSRLSDGTSNKVMQNMENDSANEVNTLYHSVLPNAINSQQHSTHSTRNDDTPSAPDLQLDWSSSSDDATSSDDEDGSVEVLVSVNHNNNKNSVQNNEESNRPVTVVDLTVESDEEHAPPTPTTSVVSPGTTDYVHSGNNTYCMHSPPDYVYHGRCMHHNYRIPIPVIPVRYSQLPDASTGMLRPRMHPVQERLWRMQQRVQEVHRRSLHPRFSTHHSTTSCNPHVHQANQHTCNNGNPNSANNRCNGSENMTFAENYFPPPILPPPQQPTVYSHPEARRPSNVSPSCPAQSVMENSLNSVEMEPTPPVMLPSMPVHPYVPHMYHHYGPHRRPPGPQHRHHIHINWLQHLHLQGSDAHDTMPFSSFGLLHPARPMSAQLENYMRLVNLRHMAHINCGATQESIESHTFRYKYKREKKVENEDSIEKCTICLSEFEDCESVRRLPCMHLFHIDCVDQWLCTNKRCPICRVDIETFLHKELESTA
- the LOC726305 gene encoding uncharacterized protein LOC726305 isoform X2, which translates into the protein MEESTSSENVWCKTKADEQNNLYHPESITQSMEANSTSLADIFDTAFSSTVDPSPQPRFNSANDMEYDHLFAESDVEDLDVVPINPYVNPSHHSASNNNFVFGTYLHGPETTGILHERDPPVKHKSKRSEERSLDYQPSDNLDVAGPSRLSDGTSNKVMQNMENDSANEVNTLYHSVLPNAINSQQHSTHSTRNDDTPSAPDLQLDWSSSSDDATSSDDEDGSVEVLVSVNHNNNKQNSVQNNEESNRPVTVVDLTVESDEEHAPPTPTTSVVSPGTTDYVHSGNNTYCMHSPPDYVYHGRCMHHNYRIPIPVIPVRYSQLPDASTGMLRPRMHPVQERLWRMQQRVQEVHRRSLHPRFSTHHSTTSCNPHVHQANQHTCNNGNPNSANNRCNGSENMTFAENYFPPPILPPPQQPTVYSHPEARRPSNVSPSCPAQSVMENSLNSVEMEPTPPVMLPSMPVHPYVPHMYHHYGPHRRPPGPQHRHHIHINWLQHLHLQGSDAHDTMPFSSFGLLHPARPMSAQLENYMRLVNLRHMAHINCGATQESIESHTFRYKYKREKKVENEDSIEKCTICLSEFEDCESVRRLPCMHLFHIDCVDQWLCTNKRCPICRVDIETFLHKELESTA
- the LOC726305 gene encoding uncharacterized protein LOC726305 isoform X1: MEESTSSENVWCKTKADEQNNLYHPESITQSMEANSTSLADIFDTAFSSTVDPSPQPRFNSANDMEYDHLFAESDVEDLDVVPINPYVNPSHHSASNNNFVFGTYLHGPETTGILHERDPPVKHKSKRSEERSLDYQPSDNLDVAGPSRLSDGTSNKVMQNMENDSANEVNTLYHSVLPNAINSQQHSTHSTRNDDTPSAPDLQLDWSSSSDDATSSDDEDGSVEVLVSVNHNNNKQNSVQNNEESNRPVTVVDLTVESDEEHAPPTPTTSVVSPGTTDYVHSGNNTYCMHSPPDYVYHGRCMHHNYRIPIPVIPVRYSQLPDASTGMLRPRMHPVQERLWRMQQRVQEVHRRSLHPRFSTHHSSTTSCNPHVHQANQHTCNNGNPNSANNRCNGSENMTFAENYFPPPILPPPQQPTVYSHPEARRPSNVSPSCPAQSVMENSLNSVEMEPTPPVMLPSMPVHPYVPHMYHHYGPHRRPPGPQHRHHIHINWLQHLHLQGSDAHDTMPFSSFGLLHPARPMSAQLENYMRLVNLRHMAHINCGATQESIESHTFRYKYKREKKVENEDSIEKCTICLSEFEDCESVRRLPCMHLFHIDCVDQWLCTNKRCPICRVDIETFLHKELESTA
- the LOC726305 gene encoding M-phase inducer phosphatase isoform X5, which encodes MEESTSSENVWCKTKADEQNNLYHPESITQSMEANSTSLADIFDTAFSSTVDPSPQPRFNSANDMEYDHLFAESDVEDLDVVPINPYVNPSHHSASNNNFVFGTYLHGPETTGILHERDPPVKHKSKRSEERSLDYQPSDNLDVAGPSRLSDGTSNKVMQNMENDSANEVNTLYHSVLPNAINSQQHSTHSTRNDDTPSAPDLQLDWSSSSDDATSSDDEDGSVEVLVSVNHNNNKQNSVQNNEESNRPVTVVDLTVESDEEHAPPTPTTSVVSPGTTDYVHSGNNTYCMHSPPDYVYHGRCMHHNYRIPIPVIPVRYSQLPDASTGMLRPRMHPVQERLWRMQQRVQEVHRRSLHPRFSTHHSSTTSCNPHVHQANQHTCNNGNPNSANNRCNGSENMTFAENYFPPPILPPPQQPTVYSHPEARRPSNVSPSCPAQSVMENSLNSVEMEPTPPVMLPSMPVHPYVPHMYHHYGPHRRPPGPQHRHHIHINWLQHLHLHVQCRRNLKIICVLLIYGIWLILIAEQHKNQLKVIHSVISTNGRKKLKMKILLKNVLYVYLNSKTVKVSGGFHACIYFI